In one window of Mytilus trossulus isolate FHL-02 chromosome 7, PNRI_Mtr1.1.1.hap1, whole genome shotgun sequence DNA:
- the LOC134726859 gene encoding uncharacterized protein LOC134726859 — translation MGCKYSDLGKGKGGIKTGTFVGLISFMDDEQKRTDKICGNDEVFDAYEDKCREVVCPRMHYFNKKNQQCEEIFRKIKKRKYEAYYKVTIIDKNLDEDDCSTSCVSDDSYTVEYDICSYIEKTLSGIDCCYLLEYHYPKDIKSVTHRREYIVGISLLAITSHNQRTYVEVLSSPFEVNRQEDVINLNSGPADLRYILLVQPISHKALDLASNFVEWDLTDYYDSYYDYQYYNEEDNMACASTYPAIQVVSNFFCPRIKLKFYEVELSTNHLIVLNNKIQYDINTVLQNEKYFLVCVNVYMTSSINFVQEVVAVTNKIETLLSLICSIASITSLTLTLIVYILLKDLRTLPGLQQMMLSFHLLVAHALYLFGINAESTETLCAAVGLLTHYFWLGSIMWMHICTLHMFRVFYYNNQSTSNRIKQFTRYVIYSVSLPSLLVAINIVNFFSSDENPQGYLGYGGESCYIIEKTMILYTFAIPVGVLLLLNIILFSVVIYQLAMALEVKSETRNNRPMLVIYTRMSCLTGITWIFAFVYQWTLVDVFSYAFIIFNASQGLFIFLSFGLNSHVRSKISEMFCRPNEQTTQKIEIERNSLKILNMPKT, via the exons ATGGGTTGTAAATACTCTGACCTTGGAAAAGGTAAAGGGGGAATTAAAACGGGAACATTTGTTGGCCTGATTAGTTTCATGGACGATGAACAGAAGAGAACAGATAAAATATGTGGAAATGATGAAGTCTTTGATGCATATGAG gatAAATGTCGGGAAGTTGTATGTCCCAGAATGCACtactttaataaaaagaatcaaCAATGTGAagaaatttttcgaaaaatcaaaAAACGGAAATACGAAGCTTACTACAAAGTAACAATTATAGACAAAAACCTGGATGAAGATGACTGTTCAACGAGCTGTGTGTCTGATGATTCTTATACTGTGGAATATGATATCTGTTCTTATATTGAGAAAACTCTTAGTGGAATTGACTGTTGTTATCTTTTGGAATATCACTATCCAAAAGATATTAAAAGCGTAACACATCGCCGCGAATATATAGTTGGTATATCTCTTTTAGCAATTACGTCTCATAACCAAAGAACGTATGTTGAAGTACTCTCATCACCATTTGAAGTCAATCGTCAAGAAGATGTAATCAACTTGAATTCAGGACCTGCTGACCTTAGATATATACTGTTAGTTCAACCAATATCACACAAAGCGCTTGATCTTGCCTCAAACTTTGTAGAATGGGATTTAACAGATTACTATGACTCTTATTATGACTATCAGTATTATAATGAAGAAGATAATATGGCATGTGCTTCTACTTACCCGGCCATACAAGTTGTTTCAAATTTCTTCTGTCCAAGAATCAAGCTCAAATTTTATGAAGTCGAACTATCTACCAATCATCTTATAGTATTGAATAATAAGATACAATATGATATCAATACTGTGCTTCaaaatgaaaagtattttttagtTTGTGTAAATGTTTACATGACATCAAGCATAAACTTTGTGCAAGAAGTTGTAGCTGTGACAAATAAAATCGAGACATTATTGTCATTGATTTGCTCAATTGCATCTATCACATCACTAACCCTCACTTTAATAGTCTACATCTTATTGAAGGATCTCCGAACTCTCCCAGGGTTACAACAAATGATGTTGTCATTCCACTTGTTGGTTGCGCACGCACTCTACCTATTTGGAATTAATGCGGAATCAACTGAAACCCTCTGCGCTGCTGTTGGTCTACTCACCCATTACTTCTGGTTAGGGTCCATTATGTGGATGCATATCTGCACATTACACATGTTCAGAGTGTTCTATTACAATAACCAAAGTACTTCGAATCGAATAAAGCAGTTCACACGTTACGTTATATATAGTGTTTCCCTTCCCAGTCTTCTTGTAGCTATAAATATAGTGAACTTTTTCAGCAGCGACGAAAACCCACAGGGGTATTTAGGATATGGTGGAGAAAGTTGCTATATCATAGAGAAAACAATGATACTGTATACATTTGCGATTCCCGTTGGAGTTCTCCTTCTCCTGAATATCATCTTATTTTCTGTTGTCATTTATCAACTGGCAATGGCACTTGAAGTTAAATCTGAAACCAGGAACAACCGCCCGATGTTGGTTATCTATACAAGAATGTCGTGTTTGACAGGGATAACTTGGATATTTGCATTCGTTTACCAGTGGACACTGGTCGATGTCTTTTCGTATGCTTTTATAATCTTTAATGCTTCACAAGGATTATTCATCTTCCTATCATTTGGTTTGAATAGCCACGTAAGATCAAAGATTAGCGAAATGTTCTGCAGACCAAATGAACAAACTACccaaaaaatagaaattgaaagaaattcactgaaaattttgaatatgcCAAAAACCTGA